A DNA window from Danio aesculapii chromosome 1, fDanAes4.1, whole genome shotgun sequence contains the following coding sequences:
- the LOC130230524 gene encoding putative uncharacterized protein DDB_G0286901 has translation MEIAAIYDNYMHSSKDTLGLQIPNQSQDERKAQQSRGTRCMLLVLIILGFVCALLLLFITLQHISITAERDSLSLETKVNDLNGEKNQLQNNTNSLNQTKLQMEPRVNDLNGQNNQLKNTSYSLNQKNLELETIVNDLNGRISQLQNNSNSLNQKNLELETRVNDLNGQINQLQNNSNSLNQTKLQLETRVNDLNAENNQLKNNSNSLNQTKLQLETRVNDLNAENNQLKNNSNSLNQMKLQLETRVNDLNGQINQLQSNSNSLNQTKLQLETRVNDLNAQNNQLKNNSNSLNQMKLQLETRVNDLNGQINQLQNNSNSLNLTKLQLETRVNDLNAENNQLKNNSNSLNQMKLQLETRVNDLNGQINQLQNNSNSLNLMKLQLETRVNDLNAQNNQLKNNSNSLNLMKLQLENKVNDLNAQNNQLQNNSNSLNQAKLQLETRVNDLNAENNQLKNNSNSLNQMKLQLETRVNDLNGQINQLQNNSNSLNLTKLQLETRVNDLNAQNNQLKNNSNSLNLMKLQLENKVNDLNAQNNQLQNNSNSLNQAKLQLETRVKDLSAEKNQLQNNFNSLNQKNLELEIRIRSLSDELNGTNSKQVLFFTALMSWSDSRQYCRDRGADLVIIKSEEKQRFISSLVKERVWIGLNDIMIEGTMKWVDNSPLNQPFWMKGEPNDQGGNEDCIELMPTEPVLNWNDLLCSEHRKGVCEK, from the exons ATGGAGATAGCAGCCATTTATGATAATTATATGCACAGCAGTAAGGACACACTTGGACTTCAAATACCGAATCAAAGTCAGGATGAAAGAAAAGCTCAACAAAGCA GAGGCACCAGATGTATGTTGTTGGTGTTGATTATCCTGGGGTTCGTTTGTGCTCTTCTGCTGCTCTTCATCACACTGCAGCACATCAGCATCACAGCAGAGAGAGACTCCCTGAGTCTGGAGACCAAAGTGAATGATCTCAATGGTGAGAAAAACCAGTTACAGAACAACACCAACTCTCTGAATCAGACAAAACTGCAGATGGAACCCAGAGTCAATGATCTTAATGGTCAGAACAACCAGTTAAAGAACACCTCCTACTCACTGAATCAGAAAAATCTGGAGCTGGAGACCATTGTCAATGATCTCAATGGTCGGATCAGCCAGTTACAGAACAACTCCAACTCTCTGAATCAGAAGAATCTGGAGCTGGAGACCAGAGTCAATGATCTCAATGGTCAGATCAACCAGTTACAGAACAACTCCAACTCACTGAATCAGACGAAACTGCAGCTGGAGACCAGAGTGAATGACCTCAATGCTGAGAACAACCAGCTAAAGAACAACTCCAACTCACTGAATCAGACGAAACTTCAGCTGGAGACCAGAGTCAATGACCTCAATGCTGAGAACAACCAGCTAAAGAACAACTCCAACTCACTGAATCAGATGAAACTGCAGCTGGAGACCAGAGTCAATGACCTCAATGGTCAGATCAACCAGTTACAGAGCAACTCCAACTCACTTAATCAGACGAAACTGCAGCTGGAGACCAGAGTCAATGATCTCAATGCTCAGAACAACCAGCTAAAGAACAACTCCAACTCACTGAATCAGATGAAACTGCAGCTGGAGACCAGAGTCAATGATCTTAATGGTCAGATCAACCAGTTACAGAACAACTCCAACTCACTGAACCTGACGAAACTTCAGCTGGAGACCAGAGTCAATGACCTCAATGCTGAGAACAACCAGCTAAAGAACAACTCCAACTCACTGAATCAGATGAAACTGCAGCTGGAGACCAGAGTCAATGACCTCAATGGTCAGATCAACCAGTTACAGAACAACTCCAACTCACTGAATCTGATGAAACTGCAGCTAGAGACCAGAGTCAATGACCTCAATGCTCAGAACAACCAGCTTAAGAACAACTCCAACTCACTGAATCTGATGAAACTGCAGTTGGAGAACAAAGTCAATGATCTCAATGCTCAGAACAACCAGTTACAGAACAACTCCAACTCTTTGAATCAGGCGAAACTTCAGCTGGAGACCAGAGTCAATGACCTCAATGCTGAGAACAACCAGCTAAAGAACAACTCCAACTCACTGAATCAGATGAAACTGCAGCTGGAGACCAGAGTCAATGACCTCAATGGTCAGATCAACCAGTTACAGAACAACTCCAACTCACTGAATCTGACGAAACTGCAGCTAGAGACCAGAGTCAATGACCTCAATGCTCAGAACAACCAGCTTAAGAACAACTCCAACTCACTGAATCTGATGAAACTGCAGTTGGAGAACAAAGTCAATGATCTCAATGCTCAGAACAACCAGTTACAGAACAACTCCAACTCTTTGAATCAGGCGAAACTGCAGCTGGAGACCAGAGTCAAGGATCTCAGTGCTGAGAAAAACCAGTTGCAGAACAACTTCAACTCTCTGAACCAGAAGAATCTGGAGTtagaaatcagaatcagatcaTTGAGTGATGAACTGAATGGAACTAATTCTAAACAAG ttttgtttttcacTGCGCTGATGAGCTGGTCTGACAGCAGGCAGTACTGCAGGGATCGTGGAGCTGATCTGGTCATTATTAAGAGTGAAGAAAAGCAG AGGTTCATATCTTCATTAGTCAAGGAGAGAGTATGGATTGGTCTGAATGATATCATGATCGAGGGCACCATGAAGTGGGTGGACAATTCACCACTGAATCAACC GTTTTGGATGAAAGGTGAGCCGAATGATCAAGGTGGAAATGAAGACTGTATTGAACTGATGCCTACAGAACCTGTCCTGAACTGGAATGATCTGTTATGCTCAGAGCATAGAAAAGGCGTTTGTGAGAAATAG
- the LOC130230601 gene encoding CD209 antigen-like protein B, producing MELEAIYNSDDYDSEVSGPRTQSHCRGEGKLEKLRGSRCVLLVLVILGFICALLLLFITLQHISITAERDLLKTYKNTVEELNHTISSLQHNNTDLKTDKHQLEDKINDLSAQKKQLQNNFNSLNQKKLELENRVTSLNDELIEASKNETLCGLDRLFFSDEAKSWSQSRQFCRDRGADLVIIKSEKKQKIVSLLVNERVWIGLSDIESEGNLTWVDNSTLNQGFWRKGEPNDEHGIEDCVEIMGSHGFSALNNWNDLPCSQKRKAICEK from the exons ATGGAATTAGAGGCCATTTACAATAGTGATGATTATGATTCTGAAGTATCTGGACCTCGAACACAAAGTCACTGCAGAGGCGAAGGAAAACTTGAGAAGCTCA gagGCAGCAGATGTGTGTTGTTGGTGTTGGTGATCCTGGGGTTCATTTGTGCTCTTCTGCTGCTCTTCATCACACTGCAGCACATCAGCATCACAGCAGAGAGAGACCTGTTAAAGACTTACAAGAACACAGTTGAAGAGCTCAATCACACCATCAGCAGCTTACAGCACAACAACACTGATCTGAAGACTGACAAACACCAACTGGAGGACAAAATCAATGATCTCAGTGCTCAGAAAAAACAGTTACAGAACAACTTCAACTCTCTAAATCAGAAGAAACTGGAGCTAGAAAACAGAGTCACGTCATTGAATGATGAACTGATAGAGGCTTCTAAAAACG AAACTCTGTGTGGTCTGGATCGATTGTTTTTCTCTGATGAGGCGAAGAGCTGGTCTCAGAGCAGGCAGTTCTGCAGGGATCGTGGAGCTGATCTGGTCATTATTAAGAGTGAAAAGAAGCAG AAAATTGTATCATTATTAGTCAATGAGAGAGTGTGGATCGGTTTGTCTGACATCGAGAGCGAGGGCAATTTAACATGGGTGGATAATTCAACACTGAATCAAGG GTTCTGGCGTAAAGGTGAGCCAAATGATGAACATGGAATTGAAGACTGTGTTGAAATAATGGGTTCCCATGGTTTTTCTGCCCTGAACAACTGGAACGATCTGCCGTGCTCACAAAAGAGAAAAGCGATTTGTGAGAAATAA